The window TTCGCCCCGAGTGGATCTTCAATAACGGCCCGGAGCCGGGCTATGACAAAAACGGCCACGACGGCGGCACGCGTTTTCGCTTCAGCGGCGATTATGCGCTGACGCAGGACACTTCGATCATCGGCTATTACGAGTGGGGCGTCGATCTGGCGCACGCGCTCAGCTGGGACGGGCATTATAACGAAGACGGCAAGCGCGACTATCAGCGCCAACTGTACGCCGGTTTCAAGGACGATCGTTACGGCACCCTGACCTATGGCCATCAATACGGCATCTATTATTCGGTGGTCGGCATTAAAAGCGACGTCTGGGATAACGATGGCCATGCGGGCGGCACCGGCATCGGCATTTCCGGCGACTATGACGGCGGCAATAAACCGAAAAACAGCATCAAATACACCAATGATTTCGGGCCGGTCACGCTGTACGCCAACTATTTATTGCCGGAAGACGATCTGCACACCGCGGATAATCTGATTTACCGCCGCAAGGGCGGTGGCGGGCTGGGCTTCGATTACAAGGTGACGAAGGATTTCACCTTCAGCGCGGCCTACAGTTATACCGACGCGAAGATCAAAGACAATCTGTACCACGAACAGGATTATCACCAGCAGCTGTCCGGCACCGCGTTGACCTGGCAGCCGAACAACTGGTACATCGTCGGCACCGCCAGCTATTACAAAGATTATGTGCCGAGCACCCGCCAGCGCACGCTGTCGCACTTCTTCGCCGGTGACGGCTACGGGCTGGAAGGCTTCGTCGGTTATACCTTCAATATCGACAAGCCGTTCCTCAAATCCGTCCAGCCTTATGTGGCGGCGGACTCGCTGCGGCTGAAGGGAGACGAGGCGTATCACGCCAACCACGTCTATCTTGGCGCGGGCACCACCATCGGTTACGGTCTGTCGGTGTATGTGGAGCGCACGCTGGCCAACAGCAGCGACAACGAGCCGGATTCCACCTGGATAACGGTGTTCTACGATTTCTGATTTTCACCTGCTCCAAGCCGGCGCTTGCGCCGGCTTTTTCACATGGTGATCGCGCCGCCCAGGGTTTCTCCAGAGGCGTTGCGCTCCGCCAGGTAGCGCGCCGGCGGTTTGCCCACCGCCTTTCTGAACATGGTGACGAAGCCGCTGGCGCTCTCGTAGCCCAGATCCAGCGCCACCGTCTGTACGCTCTCGCCCTGCGTCAAGCGCTGCAGCGCCAGCATCACGTGCAGCTGGCGCCGCCAGTGGCCGAAGCTCATGCCCATCTGCTGTTGCAGCGTGCGGCTGAGGGAGCGTTCGCTCATGCCGATGCGCTGCGCCCACTGCCCGAGGGTGGATTTGTCCGCCGGGCTGCTCAGCATGCCTTCGGTCAACTGCCGGATGCGCGCGTCGTCGGACACCGGCAGATGCAGATTCTCGATCGGCGCGGCCGCCAGCTGATCCAGCAATACCGCCGTCAGACGCCCTTCGGCGCCCTGTTCGTCGTAAAGCGGCTCGAAGGTGCTGGCCTGCAGCAGCAGCTCGCGCAGCAGCGGCGAGACCGACAGCGTGCAGCAGCTTTGCGGCAGGCCGGCGGCGGCATGTTGATCGACGAACAGGCAGTAGGCCTCGGTGGAGCCGGCGCCCTGGGCGTTGTGCAATACGTTGCCCGGCATCCACAGCGCGCACTGCGGCGGCACCAGCCACAGCCCGTTTTCCACTTCGCAGCGGATCATGCCGCGCACGGTGTAGATCAGTTGCGCCTTCCGGTGGCGGTGCGGCTCGACTTCCCAATCCTGTTCGAGGGTCGACCCCTGCAGGGCAAACAGCGGGCGTGGCACTTGATCGATATCCAGACAGTGGCGGGGGATCTGTACTTTCATGAGAATAGTTCTCAATTTGGCGGAATTGAAAAGTATTATGTCCTGATTGCGCAATGCGGTCTAGCGCCGGTGCCGATAAAGTAAGCGCCAGTCCTAAACCCTTTCGCGAGGAAACTGATTATGTCATTGGATACCACCGATTTTCCGCTGGTGTGGATGCGCCGAAACGGGCGCGATACCCAGGCCGAGCTGGCCGAATTCAGCGCGCTGCTGGCGCGCGCCGAACCTTTTGTTCTGATCACCGACCGCAGCGTCGGCGATGAAGAAGAAGAACATGACCGCGATGCTCGCACCCAGGTGGCGCTGTGGAAACGCGATAACCGCGAGGCGCTGAAGCGGTGGGTGAAAGGCATGATCATGCTGGAGCCGGACGACGCCAAACGCGCGGCGGCGGAAGAATTCGCCGAATACGGCGCCAAATTCTGGGGCTATCCGGTGCTGGTGGCCGCCAATGAAGCCGCAGGCCGGGTATTGGCGCAGACGTTATTGATCAAATAAGGGGAACACCATGCACCAGCAACAGGTGATTGAACAGCTGCTGGCCTGGATCGAGCAGAGCCTGGATCAGCCGCTGACGCTGGACGACATCGCCGCCAAGTCCGGCTACTCCAAATGGCATTTGCAGCGGATGTTCAAGCAGCATACCGGCCATATTCTCGGCACCTACGCGCGCCGCAGAAGGCTGACCGCCGCCGCGCGTGAACTGCGCCTGACCGGCACCAGCGTGGCCTGCATCGCCGATACTTACCAGTTCGATTCGCAGCAGACCTTCACCCGTTGCTTCCGCAAGCAGTTCGGTCTGCCGCCGGCCAGCTATCGTCGCAGCCAGGATTGGTCGAGCTATGGCCTGCAGCCGCCGCTGCGCCTGACCGAAGCGCCATTGCCGCAGGCCGATATCGTGACGCTGCCCGCCATGCAGTTGGTGGGCCATACCCAGCGCCGCAGTTTTACCCTGGGGCAACTGGCGGCCTCCAAGTGTGAGCTGCGCCGCCACGCCTGGCGGCAGTTGCTGCAGCCGCAGGCGCTGCCGGAGGTAGTATACGGCCTTACCAGTCTGGAAGTTGACCGGCGCCGCCGGGGCAGCCCGCGCATGGCCTACACCGCCGCTCTGCCGGACGAAGGGGCGCCGGGAGAGCGGGTGACTATCGAGCAGGGCGAGTATGCCCGTTTCACCTACCAGGGACAGGCGGAGGGGTTACAAAACTTTATTGTCCGGCTGTATGACACCGCCATGCCGCAGATGAACGCCATCCGCCGGCCGGGGCAGGATATCGAGCGTTTCTACCCGGCGCAGGAGGGCAGTTGCCCGCTCGGCGGCGCGGCGATCCGCTGTGAATACCTGATCCCGATACGGCGGGTGGAAGCGTTGGCCGCCGCCAGCTAGGCGGCGGTTCTCGCAAAAAATCGCCTTCGTGGCGCGTCAGGTTACAAAAAATTGCGATATTACATCGGTAATGGTTCACACTTTGATTGATGTGCACATATAATGCGCATCCGGTCCAATCCCCCTGTTTTTCAGGCCGCAGCGAGTGGCTGCCGGCTGAAACTCATCGGGGCGAAGTGGCCGTAGAAACCGATATCCCTAATCGCCAGTGGCCTTGACCAACACGAAGATGAAAATGAGCATTCGCGCGTTATTAACCCTGTTTACGGCACTGGTTGCATTCAGCCAGGCTGCCTTCGCCGTCGTTTACCCGCTGCCGCCAAAAGACAGCCGTTTGGTGGGCGAGAATATCCAAATCACCGTACCGGAAGACAGCAAACTGCCGCTGGAGAGCTTCGCCGCCCAGTATCAGATGGGGCTGAGCAACATGCTGGAGGCCAACCCGGGCGTGGATCCGTTCCTGCCGAAGGCCGGCAGCACCCTGACTATCCCGCAGCAGCTGATCCTGCCGGACGCGCCGCGTGAAGGCATCATCATCAACAGCGCCGAAATGCGTCTGTACTATTACCCGAAAGGCTCCAACACCGTGGTGGTGCTGCCGATCGGCATCGGCCAGCTGGGTAAAGACACCCCGCTGAACTGGACCACCACCGTGCAGCGCAAGAAAGACGGCCCGACCTGGACGCCGACCGCCAAGATGCGCGCCGAATACGCGGCTGACGGCGAGATCCTGCCTGCGGTGTTCCCGGCCGGCCCGGACAACCCGATGGGGCTGTATGCGCTGTATGTCGGCCGCCTGTATGCCATCCACGGCACCAACGCCAACTTCGGCATCGGCCTGCGCGTGAGCCACGGCTGCGTGCGTCTGCGCGCCGACGACATCAAGTATCTGTTCGAAAACGTGCCGGTCGGCACCCGCGTGCAGTTCATCAACGAACCGATGAAAGCCTCCGTCGAACCGGACGGCTCGCGCTACGTGGAAGTGCACAACCCGCTGTCGGCCAACGAAGAGCAGCTGCAATCGAAAGATCCGGTGCCGTTGACCATCTCCGCGCCGGTCGGCAAAGTGCTGATGGACGCCGGCGTCAACCAGAGCGAAGTGGACGCGGCGATCAAGGCCCGTTCCGGTATGCCGGTGAAAGTGAACTGATCGCCTCGGGCTCAGTGACAATGCCAAGAAGACGCCTGCGGGCGTCTTTTTTTGTGCTTGTAAAACATGTTGTTGCGTGTGCGTTCGCAATGATGCCCTCAGCGTTGCACAGAAAGAAGTCATGATGCGCGCCATCATGCAAATCGGGTTTCCCATGGTGGCCATCATCGACGTTTGAGGTGATGCTGGCGAGAAGGAATGCTCTGGAAAAGTGTTTCACTCAGTGCTATGTTTTATGGGGGAGTCATTGCAATGCGTACATTTAAAACTCGTTGGTTTAGCAAGAAGGCTCAGGCGCACGGCATTACCGATAAGGCATTATGTCGGGCGGTACACGATGTACAACGGGGTTTGGCTGTGGATTTAGGCGGTGGTGTATTTAAAAAACGTCTTAATCATAATCGCGACCGTGCGTTGGTATTAGCGAAAAACGGTCGGCATTGGGTGTATGTTTTTTTGTTTGCCAAGCAGGTCCAGGCCAATATCTCTGGGGCGGAATTGCAAGCTTTTCGCAAGTTGGCGGTGCATTTTGGCGCGTTGAGCGACGAAATGCTCCAATCCTTGGTCGTAAAGAACGAATGGATGGAGATTTGCCATGAAGAAGGAAAAAACGTTTCGGAGTCCGGCCTTTGAGGCGATTCACAGCGCGGCTGAAGGATTGCATCGTACTGGCGCCATTTCTCTGGAAACCCTACGCAGTTTCGACGAGTCTTGCCTTGCTCCGGTCGAGATGTTGCAGCCCCAAGAGATCAAAGCCTTGCGTGAGCATTTACGTTTAAGCCAACCGGTTTTTGCCCGTTATCTGAATACCAGCGTGTCGACCATACAGAAGTGGGAGACGGGGGTGAAACGGCCCGGCGGCGTGTCGCTCAAGCTGCTTTCGATCGTACGTAAGCACGGGCTTGAGGTCTTGTTGTAGTGACCGTATGGGCTGTCACTATTCTCACATTATCCTCTCTGGCTTTGGCTCTCTGAAATACCCCATCGCAATTATTCCAATAAAAACTATCGCTAATTAATAAGTTATATCTACTCCCTTATCGCCTGCCATTGAAAAAATTCTCGCAAAAAATCCGTACTGTGAAAATAAGATCACACAAGCGTAACAAAAGGTAAACAAACCCCTCCTATATTGGCTGCTTCGCTTTTGGAGGGAGTGTCATGCGTAACTGGAACGAACCGAAAAAGAACAAAGCGCACATCGAACTGATCCCGATGATCGACGTGATGATGTTTTTATTGGTGTTTTTCGTCTTGATCAGCCTGAACGTCATCCCGGCGCTCGGGCTGAAAACGCAGTTGCCGTCCGCCGGCAGCGCGCAACAGCTGAAACCGCAGAAGAAAGCGATCATCACGCTGGGGGCCGACGAACAGCTGCAGCTGGATGGCCAGCCGATCGCGCTCGACGCGTTGGTCAACACGCTGAAACAACAGCAGCAGGCCAACCAGACCACCACCATCATCGTCAACAGCGATAAAGGCGTGGCGGTCGAGCGGCTGGTGGCGGTCATGGACAACCTGCGCCAGGGCGGCTTCTTCTCCGTCTCCATCGCGACACGGAAGCTGTGACATGTATCTGCTCTATCGCTCACGTCATCTTTTCAGCTGGTTGCCGGCGCTGATTGTCGCCGGTTGCCTGCTGTTCGCCAGCCAACAGGCGGCGCTGAAGATCCAGCCGCGCTACGACGAAACCGCCATTGAACTGGCGCTGGTGGAACCTGAACCGGCGCCGGAACCCCAACCGGAAACACCGCCGGAACCTCAGCCCGAACCGCCGCCGCCCGAGCCGGAGCCGATCCCCGAACCGGTGGTGCCGGCGCCGGAACCGATCGTGGAAGCCAAGCCGGTGCCGAAGCCACAGCCGAAGCCCAAACCCAAACCGGTGAAAGAGAAAGCCAAACCGGTAGAGAAACCCAAACCGACGCCGGCGCCCGCCGTACCGCGCGCGCTGGCCAGCAAACCGGCGGCGCAGCCCGCACCGGCCGCTCCCGCGGCGCCGAAGGTGAACGCGCAGGCGATAGAAAACGGCTACCTGCTGGCCTTGCGCCGTGAGTTGGAACAGCGCAAGCGCTACCCGAGCGGGCGGCAGGCCTCGCTCGAGCGCCCGCAGGGCAACGTCGAGGTGTGGTTGGAGGTCGATCGCAGCGGGCGGGTGCTCTCTTCCGGCATCGCCAACAAAGCCGCCAGCATGCTGCTGAATCGCGCGGCGATGAGCAGCCTGCAAAGCATCAGTTCAGTGAAGCCGTTCCCGAGCGAGGCGTTCGCCGGGCAAACAACCAAAAGATTTACCGCGACGTTCAATTATCAGGCGCCTTAGCGCAAGGGTTAATCGTTTGATTTTTATGGGATGCACACAATGAAATCGTTTAATCGTTCTGGGATCTATCTGGCGGTGATGCTGCCGGGCGCCGCGCTGGCGGCCGACGCCACCGATGTCGGCACCATCAGCGTCAAGGGGCAGTCGCTCGGCGGCGGCATGATGGTGCAGGATGACAGCGCCAAGGCGCGCTCCACCGTCACCAAAGAAGCGATGGACAAAATGCCGTCGGCGGCCAACGCCATCGATAAACTGAAATACACGCCGGGCCTGAACGTCAACAGCAACGACGCCAGCGGCCTGAGCGGCGTGGACTACACCATGCGCGGCATGAACTCGGATCAGATCGGCCTGTCGATGGACGGCATCCCGATCAATGACTCCGGCAACTACGCGGTCTACCCGAACCTGCTCGGCGATGCGGAGAACCTGGAAGAGGTGTTCGTCACCCAGGGGTCTTCCGAAGCGGACGGCCCGCACATCGGCTCCAGCGGCGGCAACATCGGCCTGGTGACGCGCCGCCCGGCGAAAGACTTCGGCGGTTTCGTCAAGCAGACGCTGGGCAGCAACAGCCTGAGCAAAACCTTCGCCCGCCTGGAAACCGGCGAGTACAACGGCTTCAGCAACTGGCTCTCCTATTCGCACACCGAGGCGAAGAAATGGCGCGGCGAGGGGCGGCTGTACTCCGACAAGTTCGAGATGAACTCGCTGTATGAAGACGGCAACGGCAACAGCAGCAATCTGGTGATGAAGTACAACCGCCAGAACAACACCAACTACAACACCCTGAGCAAGGCGCAGTTCCAAAACGACGGTCGTGACACCGATTATGTCACCTCGCCGGAGTACAACAGCAAAGGGCAGTTGAACAAGTATTACAAGATTGAACGCAACCCGTTCGAGAACTTTACGCTGTCGTTCACCCAGAAACTGCAGCTGCGCGACAACCTGTCGCTGACTCTGCAGCCCTATTACTACTGGGGCAACGGCGGCAGTTTCAACGGCCAGACGGCGTCGGTATTGTCCAGCACGTCAGACAGAGCCGGGCAGTATGACCTCAGCAACCTGCAGTCCAACACCTATTACCGCCCGTCGTGGACCCAAACCTGGCGGCCGGGCATCACCACCAAGCTGAAGTGGGACATCAACGAGCAGCACAGCCTGGACGTCGGTTATTGGTACGAGCGCGCGCGCCAGTTGCAGACTCAGCCGTTCATCAGCATCAAGGGCGACGGCAACCCGTCACAGATTTGGGGGAAACCTGGCGGTTCCGATCAGGTGAAGGACGCCAACGGCAACACCGTGCAGGGACGCAACCAGTACACCATCACCCCGGCGCAGAAAGTGTGGCTGCAGGACACCTGGTTCGCCACGCCGGACTGGACCTTCGTCGGCGGCCTGGCCTATCAGTATGTGGAGCGCAAAGGGGACAACCGCGGCAGCCTGTACAACGTGCCGGAGAAGCGCAAAGCCACCTATCACGAATTCCTGCCGAACTTCAGCGCCAGCTATAAGGTGAACCAGGAAAACCAGGTGTTCTACAACCTGACGCGCAACATGCGCACGCCGCCAAACTACGTGCTGTACAACGTCGGCGACTCGCTCAGCACCAAGCCGGAACTGAGCTGGAACCACGAGCTGGGCTGGCGTTTCCAGCAAGAGGACATGCTGCTGAGCGCCACGCTGTTCTACATGCGCTACAGCGATCGCCAAATCTCCACCACCAACGCGGCCGGCGACTACGAGATGATGAACATCGGCAACGTGGAGAACAAAGGGCTGGAGCTGGAGTGGAGCGGCCAACTGCCGCATAACTTCAACTACTACACCTCTTATACCTATACCCAATCGAAGCAGAAGAGCGACATCGTCAGCAATGGCGGGCAGCCGCTGCCGACCTCCGGCAAAGAAGTGCCGAACGTGCCGAAAAACCTGCTGAACATGACGTTGGGTTATGACGACGGGCTGTATTACGGCAGCGTCAGCGGCAAGTACGTCAGCGCGTTCTACGGCGATCTGACCAACGACGAGAAGATCGGCGGCCGCACGGTGTTCGATCTGGCGGCGGGGGTGCATCTGCCGGTGGACAAGAAAATCGTCAAAAGCGCCGCGCTGCGCTTTGGCATCAGCAACCTGTTTGACAAGGAATACCTGACCTCGGTGCGCACCACCACCTTCAACGCGGCGCCCTACGGCGGTGTGAAGGCCAGCACGCCGTATTACAACGTCGGCGAAGAACGCACCTTCAGCGTCTCGCTGGAAGCCACCTTTTAACTGAATACCCCGCTGCCTGCCGTGCGGCGGGGAAGAGGAAACCTGTATGGACGCCAATCTGTTGCACGACATTATTTTCTACGTGATGTACGCCGCGCTGGCGATTGCGCTGGTGATCATCATCGAACGCACGCTGTACTTCGCCTATACCCAGCGCCAGGCGCGCCGGCTGGAGCAGGCGCTGACGCCGGAGGTGCGCCGCGCCGCCGATTTGCCCGACGCGCTGACCCAGCGCAACAGCCTGCCGATGGCGGTGATCGCGCCGGTATTGGCGCAGAAGCACCGCGCCGGCGACCGCGAGGCGATCGGCGATCTGATCGACGCCCAGTACCTGCTGAGCAAGCCGCCGATGGCGCGCGGCCTGTGGCTGCTGGAAACCGTGGTCACCGCCGCGCCGTTGCTGGGGCTGCTGGGTACGGTGATGGGGATCATCGAAACCTTCAAGGCGCTGGCCGCCTCGGGGGTGTCCGAGCCGAGTCTGGTGTCGGCCGGCATGGGCACCGCGCTGTACGCCACCGGGCTGGGCATCGCCATCGCGCTGCTGTGCCTGGTGGCCAACAACTTCCTGCAGAGCCGCATGGAGCGCATCAACGAACTGCTGAAGGTGCTGCTGATCCGCGCCGGTCAACCGGCCAGCCGCCCGGAGAGCGGCAGCGGCGAACAATGGGTTGACAGCGGAGCGCCGCGCTATGCCTAATGGCCATCCAGCACGGCGGCCGAGAGGCCGCCTTTATACGGCATTGTGGAG of the Serratia marcescens subsp. marcescens ATCC 13880 genome contains:
- a CDS encoding porin, which translates into the protein MRKNTTPIFIGGVLLSALSAGAQAEITILDKNPQSNVLLAPLSLKVGGSIRPEWIFNNGPEPGYDKNGHDGGTRFRFSGDYALTQDTSIIGYYEWGVDLAHALSWDGHYNEDGKRDYQRQLYAGFKDDRYGTLTYGHQYGIYYSVVGIKSDVWDNDGHAGGTGIGISGDYDGGNKPKNSIKYTNDFGPVTLYANYLLPEDDLHTADNLIYRRKGGGGLGFDYKVTKDFTFSAAYSYTDAKIKDNLYHEQDYHQQLSGTALTWQPNNWYIVGTASYYKDYVPSTRQRTLSHFFAGDGYGLEGFVGYTFNIDKPFLKSVQPYVAADSLRLKGDEAYHANHVYLGAGTTIGYGLSVYVERTLANSSDNEPDSTWITVFYDF
- a CDS encoding AraC family transcriptional regulator, which codes for MKVQIPRHCLDIDQVPRPLFALQGSTLEQDWEVEPHRHRKAQLIYTVRGMIRCEVENGLWLVPPQCALWMPGNVLHNAQGAGSTEAYCLFVDQHAAAGLPQSCCTLSVSPLLRELLLQASTFEPLYDEQGAEGRLTAVLLDQLAAAPIENLHLPVSDDARIRQLTEGMLSSPADKSTLGQWAQRIGMSERSLSRTLQQQMGMSFGHWRRQLHVMLALQRLTQGESVQTVALDLGYESASGFVTMFRKAVGKPPARYLAERNASGETLGGAITM
- a CDS encoding helix-turn-helix domain-containing protein translates to MHQQQVIEQLLAWIEQSLDQPLTLDDIAAKSGYSKWHLQRMFKQHTGHILGTYARRRRLTAAARELRLTGTSVACIADTYQFDSQQTFTRCFRKQFGLPPASYRRSQDWSSYGLQPPLRLTEAPLPQADIVTLPAMQLVGHTQRRSFTLGQLAASKCELRRHAWRQLLQPQALPEVVYGLTSLEVDRRRRGSPRMAYTAALPDEGAPGERVTIEQGEYARFTYQGQAEGLQNFIVRLYDTAMPQMNAIRRPGQDIERFYPAQEGSCPLGGAAIRCEYLIPIRRVEALAAAS
- a CDS encoding L,D-transpeptidase family protein, coding for MKMSIRALLTLFTALVAFSQAAFAVVYPLPPKDSRLVGENIQITVPEDSKLPLESFAAQYQMGLSNMLEANPGVDPFLPKAGSTLTIPQQLILPDAPREGIIINSAEMRLYYYPKGSNTVVVLPIGIGQLGKDTPLNWTTTVQRKKDGPTWTPTAKMRAEYAADGEILPAVFPAGPDNPMGLYALYVGRLYAIHGTNANFGIGLRVSHGCVRLRADDIKYLFENVPVGTRVQFINEPMKASVEPDGSRYVEVHNPLSANEEQLQSKDPVPLTISAPVGKVLMDAGVNQSEVDAAIKARSGMPVKVN
- a CDS encoding type II toxin-antitoxin system RelE/ParE family toxin, which codes for MRTFKTRWFSKKAQAHGITDKALCRAVHDVQRGLAVDLGGGVFKKRLNHNRDRALVLAKNGRHWVYVFLFAKQVQANISGAELQAFRKLAVHFGALSDEMLQSLVVKNEWMEICHEEGKNVSESGL
- a CDS encoding helix-turn-helix domain-containing protein is translated as MKKEKTFRSPAFEAIHSAAEGLHRTGAISLETLRSFDESCLAPVEMLQPQEIKALREHLRLSQPVFARYLNTSVSTIQKWETGVKRPGGVSLKLLSIVRKHGLEVLL
- a CDS encoding ExbD/TolR family protein, with translation MRNWNEPKKNKAHIELIPMIDVMMFLLVFFVLISLNVIPALGLKTQLPSAGSAQQLKPQKKAIITLGADEQLQLDGQPIALDALVNTLKQQQQANQTTTIIVNSDKGVAVERLVAVMDNLRQGGFFSVSIATRKL
- a CDS encoding energy transducer TonB family protein, encoding MYLLYRSRHLFSWLPALIVAGCLLFASQQAALKIQPRYDETAIELALVEPEPAPEPQPETPPEPQPEPPPPEPEPIPEPVVPAPEPIVEAKPVPKPQPKPKPKPVKEKAKPVEKPKPTPAPAVPRALASKPAAQPAPAAPAAPKVNAQAIENGYLLALRRELEQRKRYPSGRQASLERPQGNVEVWLEVDRSGRVLSSGIANKAASMLLNRAAMSSLQSISSVKPFPSEAFAGQTTKRFTATFNYQAP
- a CDS encoding TonB-dependent receptor family protein: MKSFNRSGIYLAVMLPGAALAADATDVGTISVKGQSLGGGMMVQDDSAKARSTVTKEAMDKMPSAANAIDKLKYTPGLNVNSNDASGLSGVDYTMRGMNSDQIGLSMDGIPINDSGNYAVYPNLLGDAENLEEVFVTQGSSEADGPHIGSSGGNIGLVTRRPAKDFGGFVKQTLGSNSLSKTFARLETGEYNGFSNWLSYSHTEAKKWRGEGRLYSDKFEMNSLYEDGNGNSSNLVMKYNRQNNTNYNTLSKAQFQNDGRDTDYVTSPEYNSKGQLNKYYKIERNPFENFTLSFTQKLQLRDNLSLTLQPYYYWGNGGSFNGQTASVLSSTSDRAGQYDLSNLQSNTYYRPSWTQTWRPGITTKLKWDINEQHSLDVGYWYERARQLQTQPFISIKGDGNPSQIWGKPGGSDQVKDANGNTVQGRNQYTITPAQKVWLQDTWFATPDWTFVGGLAYQYVERKGDNRGSLYNVPEKRKATYHEFLPNFSASYKVNQENQVFYNLTRNMRTPPNYVLYNVGDSLSTKPELSWNHELGWRFQQEDMLLSATLFYMRYSDRQISTTNAAGDYEMMNIGNVENKGLELEWSGQLPHNFNYYTSYTYTQSKQKSDIVSNGGQPLPTSGKEVPNVPKNLLNMTLGYDDGLYYGSVSGKYVSAFYGDLTNDEKIGGRTVFDLAAGVHLPVDKKIVKSAALRFGISNLFDKEYLTSVRTTTFNAAPYGGVKASTPYYNVGEERTFSVSLEATF
- a CDS encoding MotA/TolQ/ExbB proton channel family protein, whose amino-acid sequence is MDANLLHDIIFYVMYAALAIALVIIIERTLYFAYTQRQARRLEQALTPEVRRAADLPDALTQRNSLPMAVIAPVLAQKHRAGDREAIGDLIDAQYLLSKPPMARGLWLLETVVTAAPLLGLLGTVMGIIETFKALAASGVSEPSLVSAGMGTALYATGLGIAIALLCLVANNFLQSRMERINELLKVLLIRAGQPASRPESGSGEQWVDSGAPRYA